From the Debaryomyces hansenii CBS767 chromosome F complete sequence genome, the window AAAAGCAGAAAATATTGAGTACAACTGTTGATATTTTACCTTTAACAAATTAGTACTATCATCTTTTACAACATATACCTATGCCTGATTTTGTTAGTGAGAATAGCTTAAATGCTTCAGAGCTTGAAACACAGCTTGCAAAGGCAAAAGAGGCCAACGAAAAGCATACGCTCGAAGAAGAACCAGAACGGAAATCATTATATGAACAATTAAAGGAAAGTAAAGGTATGTTATCTTAACCTTACACAGAGTTTAATTCAGAAATactaatatacatatatcaGAACAAAAACATCTAGAATATCAAAAGCAATTGGAGAGTCAAAACTCTTCATATAAATTAGATGAGAAGTCTGCAAAATTTTACGACGAactaaagaagaatgaaagAGAAAAGGAACAACAGAGCCTTAAGGCAGAAGCCGAAAAGTTGAACTTATATAgaaacttgaagaaaactCAACAAAAGCCTATTCCGAAGTCGTTATCTACTACTTCAACTTTGTCTGCTGGTGAAATACCTACTAAATcgtcaataattttgaagaaaagaaagctAGAGATCTATTCAAAAGTAACACACGAAACAGAGAAAAGTGATGATTCGATTAAACCGGCCAAAGAGCTGGCAAACTCACCTGTTCTTGTATCTAATGATAAGTCTAGTAATAAGTCAACACCAGAAGTAATACGACCTGATGCAACTACAATCGAACGTACTAATACGAAATCCAACACACTACAGGGTTTAGGTGACTACTCATCAAGCGACGAAGAATAGATCAAGCatatatagtatatattatgGCCATATAGTGTATCACTGAAGGGTAGTACTGTATAGTGCGTGTACcatttttcacttttttCATGAAGAAAGATCAAAATTCAACCTACTACAATCCAAAGGGTAGTATTCTTTCTATTCTAAACAGGCTAGCTTCTAAGTTGTACTTAAAAATGTATGGGTCTTTATTTCAGTCAGCCacaagaataatatttggCAAGAAGCCAACAATTAACACCTTAATTCAAACCAGAAATAAGATGAAAACTCATAAAGCAGCCGCAAAgagatttattaaaactGGAAACGGGTTCAAGAGAAAACAAGCTGGAAGAAACCACGGAAATGGTGGTTTTAGTGCTAACTCTATTCGTCAATTAGACTCTTTCGTCCCAGTTACCGATAAGGGTGgtcatttgaagaagttgaagaattctttATAATGAATACTTCcataataaagaatattattgGCTCATGTACTATAGAAGGTAAAtgttaaaatatattcactACTTGGGTTAATTTTGcttgtatatataaactTAGATagtaatatattaaataatttacagattttcattaatagaTACTACTATTAAAGCTATAGACTAACTACCAGTAAGCTATTTTTCTTTGTGTTCGATTTCTTTCCATTCACCGGTTtctttgttcttcttcaattctgCGGTTGGGAAGTAATGATAGTTGGTCTTCACGGAGATTGCAACTGGAACGTTATCGAAAGATACCAATCTTAACTTAATATAGGTATTGTCGGCAATGTCCGTTATAGCATCCATGAATGATTCCAAGTTTTTAGTTTCTTTATCGTTAACATGAGTGATAAAACTATTGGTGACAATACCATATTGGTGAGCAGGACCACCCGAGTTCTTACGAGTGACATAAACTTCACTTGGAATCTTTTCCATTAATTGACGTACACCATGGTGAGGTGCTTGTAAAATAGCACCACACCAAAACACAACGTGTGACGTATTCAAGCTTGTTGTCTCAACAGTAGGAACGGTGATATCCATTTCTTTTTTCAGTCTGATAATCTTGAAATCTAAACTTGGCTTGTTATACATGATCTTCAAATCTCTCATGGTTTTAACAATAGATCCATTAACAGATAACAAGATGTCACCAATCTTCAATGGATTAGGAgtttgatttaattttgcAGCTGCAACTCTTTCAACAGATAAGAACTTTAACTCATCATGGcaaactttttcaaattcattaatcCATTTTTGTGGTACACCTCTAGTTCTACCTTGTAAAATTGTGATAGAAGAAAATTCGGCGTCCAATATTCTCAAATCAACAggaatttcattatccttcaatttgttaattACATCTAAGACGTCAGTGACATCCAACCCCATCCTATACATTCTATCCGTTGTTTGGTCACAGTTACTTTCACCTAAATAACTTAACCAGAAAGAACGTAAGGTACCATCTTCATCGGCCAAAACACCAGAGTCGCATTCTTGACATAACTTACTATCTAAAAGAACACACTCCAAATTAGTTCCTCTATAACGAGGAGATAATGAAGCGGCAGGGACATTAAGCGACGAGATACCACTAACTTTAACATCCTCAGTAACAAGTCTTAAGTTGTAATTGTAACCAACAAAAAACGACTTTTCACCTCTTTTTAAAGGCTTGTCGCTAAATTTTGGAGCTTGTACATCAGCTAAAACGAGCTTAGGATCGTATTTGATGATTGCATAATTCTGATTAGGATGCAAAAATACAACTTTACCAGGGATATCTACCGACTCAGCAAAAATGACAAATATATCACACATGTCATGAGGGACGAATCTTCTAGAAACTAATACGTAACCATTCGTagcatcaacaacaacccCATAACCTATTTCCTTACGGTAAGGGTAAGAATCCATTGGGACAGGAGCAACAGTTCTAACTTGAACAAATGATTTTACCAAAGAGGCGCAACCTTGCTtctcttcattttcaaatggaATGTTAATATACTTTGCATTTTGAGGTTCAAGCTTTAATGGGGGTAATGGtttatcttgaatatcaGTGAAATCCCATAAACCACTTTTATCGTTTCTCACAGCCAATCTGAAAGTAGACTGCCAATGTCTTTCAATATAGATTACTTGAATACTTTCAGTATGTAAATCGGAAACATGACGATAAGTTATGGTAACCTTTTGACGATCTGGAATTTGTTTCATCACTTCAATAAAAGTGTCCAAGTCTGGAGTTTGCTTATCATCTACTGTTTCTAATAACCAACCGGTTTTCTCAAAAGTTGAGAACTCAAATGAGCCGGATGCATCGTTTATGTAAACACCTTTGACGGGGATGCAATAACACCTAGCGACTTGGTACGACATTTGGTTGAAAGATGCACCTGCAACATCAACGTATCTATCAGGAGTGATAGAATGCAAATCACCAATTTTTATAGTTTGGGTTATTTCTTCGCCTCCTCTTTGAATAACAACTTTTAATTCCTTGCCAACGCTTTCGTCCAAAATTTCGTCAACCTTAATAAAGGTAGAGATTGGTTCATCATTGATTGAGATTAAGGTATCACcttctttaattaattcatcagCTGGACCTTCTGGTAAGACTAATTCAGCTACCAATAAACCAATCTTATCTGGGAAACGTTCTCTTGCAATACGTTCAGCTTCGGAAGTTAACCCTAATCTTCTACATTCATCAAATGGTTTCAACAGCCATTCAACTTGAATATCACCTCTAGTGATTGGCTGGGATTCTTGGATGCAACGCAATGCTCTCAAAGGTCTGTAGACAGGAAGAAAGAAATCAGTAGAAGCTTCAGAAGAGCCACCAGCCTGTATAGCAACGGCATGACCATCTTCATTCACAACAGGCGACCCTGAAGAACCACCTGATGCACTAGCTGCAGCCTGAATATACTCGGtgttaaaatcattatatgtCAAGGCACCATAATCTGGAGCATTTCTATCTAATCTCGAGATGAACCCGGCTAAAATAGACAACTTTTCACCAGCATCATTCCCTACTACCCTTATTTCAGTACCAACCTTAGCCAAATCGGGCTTTAATTCAAGTTGCGTGACATCcatatatttgatgctTTTGGCATCGAACTGCAAAAATCCGAAATCATGAACCGGGTCACGATAGATTGGTTTCACAACTGCCTCTTCGTGGTTATCAAACACAACATAACCACAGAATGGCCCTGGTCCTACCACATGTCTATTGGTCAAAATCAAACCTCTTTTGGCATCAACGACAAATCCAGTAGCTTCACTAACTATGGACGATTCAGTATCAAAATTGCTCACATGAGTAAACTGGATCGATACAACAGACTTCACGACCTTTGTGATAGTTTCTTGCCACTGGTTGCTGTTCGCTGCCACTGCCATGTCAAATATTGGCTGATCTGAACTATCCTCTGAAAGGTACCCATCCAGCTCTTGTTCTACTTCTGGAACAAAAGAAGACTGCATTTGTCTCTTGTTTGTATTGTCAATAACAGACCCATTGGATAATCTTCTCTTTGTTGGAATATCAGGCataatattatcaagatttattaaattaaatggATTCTTTCGGgttcaaaattaaatgCAAATATGTAAATATCACCGTGTTCTATCAGTTACcgattaatatttttaacctctaaattaaatgaagaaatgtCCAAAAagtcttcttcaatatatacaaattCTAATCTATTATAAAAGAATCCTATAACAAGAGGAATCAACGTTGGTTGTAAATACTTATCTAAAGTAGTTATAGATGCAGCTTGGAAAAAAAACTATTTTGTGttacaaaaaattaattgcCGGGTAATGACTAGACTATAGCACCTAGTGTATACTAGTGTATATTGTCAATGAATACTAAGATATCTAACTATCCAATTGTGAGATGATGTTGTTTGTCCATGTATGATGGTAGAGGTTCTGCGGGTCGGAATCAAACTGGACATTTGGGTGGGACATTGAGCCGAAACGCTCGAATAATTCCCAACCTGGTCCTAATTTTGCATCAATTTCTCGCTTCTCTATGTCTTCGTGTAGCGGAGACTTACCAAATATATAGTTCTGCTCTATCTCCGATATCCATGGTTCATCCTTAATGGCGTCTTCGATTATATTGCACCACAAGAGCATGTTCCACCGCATGAGACCGCCCTTTTGGTACTGGAAGAGCTGGTTCTGGAATTGAGATTTGGCCCCGATGGTTTTTTGGAGCAACTGGTGGTTGATCCGCACATACGCTGCATTAATCATGCCACAGGCTAGGAGCCATTCGTTTTTCTTGGTGAACTTGTGCTTGTGTGAGACAAACGACTCGACCATCTTGGGGGTGATCGACGCGggaatgaagaaattattggCAAACGAGATGAAGTCGGCGATGGTGATCTGTCGCTTAACGTACTTTGTGGTGGGTGTGGATGGAGTATTGGGAACCGATTCAGAAGCCTCCGACGCCTCTTTCTGGTTAAATATCGATTCTTCGTCGTTGATGTCCAGCGATGCGGGTGTCGAGTCGGGGCCAGCCTGCTTGAGCTCCTGATCTCGCAACGCCTGCAACTTCTTCAACGGAGAGCTGATCTTGGGGGTGGTGTGCTTCATGGGCGATAGCTTCGTTATTTTCGATGGTGACGACGTAGGCGTGGTGAAATTCAGCGTTCGCTGTGTTCGTCTCTTTGTTGGACTAGTGGTGGGACTAGCACTGGCCGATCTCTCCTGATTCAACAACGTAACCCGAAAATCGTCCAAGAACTTATCAATTAGCTTGGGCTGCACGGGTATCTTCCTCACAGACGGCTCTGGTAGCTTCAACGACCGCTGGTATTTCTCTGCTGCCAAATATGCACAGAAATGGCATCTAGCGATCTCTGCTCGATTAGGTAGTACCGGGTTCTTCTGCAAGCTCAACAGGTACAAGTAATCTGCGAACGATATTAATTGCGGTGGGTACGGCTCTGGGTGTGTCGGTATGACATCCTTGAGCGATAGCTTCAACTGGGACGTACTCATCTGCAAAACACCGTGTCTAGTTTTATGTATATTCCATACTTCCTATGGGTACTAAATACGACcgaaatatttcatatgGTAGCATGTGACTAGGCACATGCTTTGTTCCGGGTAATCCCGGCTCTCGGATTTTTTTAGCCAACCAGAATTCCATCAATTTTGGTTACTATCAACAGACCAGACATACTAGATTGATACTTTAATTCAATAGATTGACTGTATTGAATACAATAACATACGCACATAGACTTAAGATGTTATTCAGACAAGTAGCCAGACCTTTGAATGTGAACAGCGCTCGTTTGTTCTCGTTAAGCAGTGGTGCTAGACAAAAGATGCCCGAATTATATGATCATGTACAGAGACCAAAGGAATTAGTATCGGGGGCTCCAGAAGAAATGGCAACCAAGAGAGTTGTCAGAATTTACAGAGAGGCCAAGCCAGCCACACAATCTAGTAACCATAACGGAAGCCACTGGAAATTGAACTGGGATGTGTTGGGCAAGGGAAACAGATGGGAAAACGACTTAATTGGTTACCAATCGTCCGCTGACTACATGCAAGGTACTAACATGCATTTTGACACCAAGGAGGCGGCCATCAGGTTTGCCCAGGGTCAAGGATGGGATCACTATGTCCAGGaaccaaagaagaagcacTTCAGAAAGAAGGATTATTCCACCAACTTCCTCCACTCTTCTGGGCCTTTGAAGCACATTAGAACTAAATAATTGTCGTCATACACGTAGTTTGAGTCCGTTAGTTTAAAATTGCATTTCCAAGTCCAATGATCCCGCTTGGGACAGATTAGACCTGTCGTCGTCATCGTTTGACAGCGTTTTCGTGCCGTCTGATATCTCCGTATATCTCCACGGTATTACGTACACTTCAcgttatatatatattactatACTCcgtatttttattcaatatattcttaattCATTCGTCTTAGATTGTACTGTCCTGTATATGGACGCATTTTCTGTCTTCAGAGTTTTCAGtataaacaaaaaatcACCAAAAGCCTTATACGGTTTATAGATAAGTATTTGACAAGTTCATAAGACTATTAGACTGGAAAGTAAGTATAATAAGTCACAACTTGTCTGTTAAGTATTCTATTCTTAGTTCTCCCTTTTGTATATAGATAGACTTGATACCGCAGGACATAATAGAGTTATAGATAAACCGAGTTAGGAGAGAATTATAACTGCTATTCACTGCATAGGTTTAAATAAGGGATCAGAATAGGTTTAAACATGTCATATAATCCTTATCGACTGAGGAATTACGGGGGAGgatattcaaataacgGTTATCGACAACGACATTATTATAGTGATTATAATGAGAGTTCctataattcttcatacCGTGATCAATATGACAGAAATGGGAGTTATTCCGGGAGTAAAGGGCGTCATTACAATTCAGGTACGAGTCGAAACGCTCCACCGCCAAGTTCATCAGCATATTCGTCGGATTCGTCGTCACGTACTTACGCAAACTCGTCTAGTTCAGGTCCAGCAAAGATTCCAGTGGGGCCCAAATCATTGACCATAGATGGTTCTACAAATGGAGACTTGCCAACAGCAGGAACTCAGAAGCATAATATACCACCTACGAACGCAATAAGCGGTACGGACGCTACTACGGGTGTGAATCCAAATGATTCCAATTTTACGCAGCTTTTACTTCACCAGGATCTACTgaaacaaattgaattttcagGCGAAATAGACTCAAAGAGAAACTACAAAGTGATATACGACCCGGAGTTAGATAAATCACTTTCCAAAGCAGAACGCAAGACCAAacagaaaaaaattagGTTTAATGGGGAATCACTTTCTAGCCATGATGTCACTGATCCAAGAAAATCAAGTACTGGAAGCACGTCAGCATACTTCCTTAAGCCaaataaaaaatcaaagaaattccCTTTCAAGCAATTGCCACAACCAAAGTTCATTTACGATAAAGATTCTTTAGGACCCCCGCCGCAGAATGAAATCGTTGTGTGGGACTTACCATCAACAACAAGCGAGGTTTATTTGAgtaattttttcaagagTTATGGTGATTCAATtaaagatttgaaatttattaatgatccTTTGAATGCTGTTCCATTAGGTATTGCTACATGCAAATTTCAAGGAAACCCAGATAAGTCTATGCGTATTGCGAAGAAGTTTATTGCTAACGTCAGAATAAACCATACCAAAATAGATGGTGCTGAATTAAAAATTGCCCTtaatgataacgataataAGTTATTGgatgataaaataaagGTAGCACAAGATAAATTGCgaatttcaagaattaaaatcgaagaagaagaaaagaagcGGCTTAAAAAGCAACAGGCAATTGAAGATCAAAAGAGACGGGAAACAGAAAAGGCAGcgaaagaaaagaaattgcaAGAGTCTGCAAATTCTTCACATGAATCAAGATTCAAACCTAATACAAcaacattatcaataagGCATCATAACGAAGTTATTCCGGGCGTATTTTTGCCTAGAGAGTTAAGAAAATACATTAGGGATCGTccttatatttttataaatgataAGTATGTGCCTACTAGAAAAGTTTCATCCCAAGATATTAAAAAGGTTCTCAACAAGTACGATTGGACGAGAGTCCTTCCGGATAGATCTGGGTTTTTCGTTGTATTCAACTCAATAAAAGAATGTGAAAGGTGCTTCATAAATGAAGACggaagaaaattttttgaatataagATGTTTATGGAATTAGCATTACCCGAAAATTTCAACGAAAGCTCCTCACTGActtctaataatgataacaCTGATTTATCTGCATCCAATAGGAAACAGAATGATGTTGTGGAAGAAGCAAGTAATATGTTGATCAAGGAATTTCAGAACTTCTTAGCTAAAGATATCAGGGAAAGAGTCATTGCTCCTGTTGTTCTTGATTTATTGAGCCATGATAAATACCCAAAATTGGTGGAAGAACTCAAGGCTAAGGAATTGGCCACAAAGAAAGCAGCATCACCTATAGTTACTAACGCTGTACGTCAAGTTAAACTGAAACCTAATGTGTTGTCTTCTCTTGCTATTAAGAGCAAGCCCCAGGCAATATTACCAAGCtttagaaagaagaaggatttGCCAAATGCTGGATTGAATTCAGCTAATAAAGCGAAAAAGAATGTAATTCCAATGCAACATGCACTTAATTATGATCACGAATCAGATGAATCAGACGAAGATGACTCGACTAGATCAACTACTCCTTTAACTCCAACATTGAAAAGAGAGCGAAGTCCGACCGTTAGCAGTGTGAGTAATGATAacgatattgaagataaattggAAGATATTCAAAAACCTCTGAAaaagaaacagaagaaaaCGAAATTGCATCAATCATTCTTGTATGATTCAGCGTCTGATGAAGATATGGAAGCTGTttcagaagaaaaagaggTAGAAAAGGATGAAAGtgaaggtgaagaagaCATAGATTATTCTCATatagataaaatttatcaacCCACAGAAGATTATCCACGGCCGGTATATGAAGAAGTCCCAAGGTTTCCTAGTGACCCGCTTGATTTGGATGCCTTACAAAGTATCAtcaaagatgatgaagacatCACACTACTTCAAACGGCATTGGCTGATGTAACATCTGAATCGAATATAAAGAACATGGAATACTGGGCTTGGAAGCAGAAGGATATTAAGGCTAAGGCAGGCGTCCAAGAGATTTCTGAAGATTTAGAAGTCATAGGTCCATTGGATTCTCGATTCGACTCGAAGAGCGGTGCTTTCAAGAGTGAAGGATATAGGAAGATTCCTGATGctgataaaattgaatatctcCCCCATCGTCGTAAGATTCATAAGCCAATTAAAACTATTCAAcatgatgatgatgaattgaatgcTAATAATTCTACAACAAACAacaatagtaataatattcaaagtTCTCGTGTCAATAGAGCTAATAACAGAAGGTTTGCAGCTGATATCAGTGCGCAGAAGCAAATGCTTGGAAGTGAAACAGATATTTTAAACTTAAATGCGCTTACCAAACGTAAGAAGCCGGTTTCATTTGCCAGATCTGCTATTCATAACTGGGGATTGTATGCTTTAGAACCAATTGCAGCTAAGGAAATGATCATTGAGTATGTTGGTGAGAGTATCCGTCAACAAGTTGCAGAGCATAGGGAAAGAAGTTATTTAAAGACAGGAATAGGTTCGTCATATCTCTTTAGGATCGATGAAAATACAGTGGTAGATGCCACAAAAAAAGGTGGTATAGCTAGATTTATCAATCACTGTTGTAATCCAAGTTGTACTGctaaaatcattaaagtCGAAGGTAAGAAGAGAATTGTTATTTATGCATTACGTGATATTGAAGCTAACGAAGAGTTGACTTATGATTATAAGTTTGAAAAGGAGACCAACGATGCTGAGCGTATTAGATGTCTATGTGGTGCTCCTGGTTGTAAAGGCTACTTAAACTAAATAGcttctaatatatttaataaaacGTCACACGCGTTTgatctgaaaaatttgatctTATAGTATATGATCATCGATCAGTATAAGTAATAGCTCTTTGTAATGAGAAAAAGTAATTGATAGATGACTTTCATAAGACAACACATCAGATCTTTCCCCCGATATGATACTTCGTAAGTTGCAACTCCAGAATAGATTTCGGTCAAGTGGGTTGAAATTATCTACTCAACTTCGAAATTTTACAAAAACGAACTTTTATTGTTACGCTCAGAAAACTAAGGTTGTTAAGTCaacaattgatattgataatgaattagttGCTGCTACAGAGCTTCCACTTTTGGATTGGGACAGAGGAGGACGTACACAGAACGAAGCCTTGACTCCGTTATACGCTTCTATGAAAATTCTAATTGATGCTAATCCAGGATGTGTTTGCTTGATCCAAGTGGGAAGCTTTTATGAGCTATATTTCGAGCAAGCTGAAATTTATGGACCTAAGTTAGGTTTAAAGGTAGCTACCAGGAAAACAAATAGTTATTCTATACCAATGGCTGGATTTCCCACATaccaattgcaaaaatttGTCAAATCATTAGTGCAAGACTTAGAACAAAACGTCGCAATTATAGATCAATATCCCCTTGAGAGACGTATAAATGAGTCAATTATCCATCGCAAAATTTCAAGGATTGTCTCCCCAGGCACCCTTGTGGACGAAACATTTTTGAACTATAATCAGAATAACTATCTAGTTGCAATCGCGTTTCCTGCTAAATTCACTAAAACTCCGGCCGATTTAGATCTTTGCATTGGACTTTCATGGATCGATATATCGGTTGGAGAGTTTTATGTACAACAAACCACTTTAGGTGAGCTCATAGCTGATATATCACGAATTAACCCAAGCGAAATAATCATTTCAAAGGAATTTCAAGAGGATAATTTAACTAGTGGTCAATGGCACCTGTGCCTACAAGATCTAAGAAAATACTTTATTCGCTATCACAAGACTGTTTACAAGGATTTGAAACTTCAATTCAAGACAAATTTGCAAACcacaagaaaaaaattggaaagCTTTTCGATTAAGGAAGAAATGGCAATGAATATGGTTTTATCTTATATTAACGTGAATCTCCCTGATACAGATCCGACGCTTGATTTACCTATTCAGTATTGGAACGAAGACCGTCTTCAAATGGATGCACGAACCCGTGAAGCGTTAGAATTGACTGAGAGATCAACAGGTGGGCACACATCGGTAGTAGGATCCCTATTAACCACTATTAAGAGGACTATAACACCGTCAGGAACCCGTTTGCTAACTCAATGGCTTAAGTCGCCAATTTTGGATGTATCTGAACTTCGTAGTCGACAGGAGTTCGTTATTCtttttaaagaaaataactACCTTAAACTATCTTTAAGAACCCAATTAACGCAATTGGGTGATTTTATTCGTTCAGTCCAAAGGCTTGTATTCGGTACTGGTGATATAGTAGCACACCTACAATACATCGGTGATGGCTTAACCAAACTAGAAAGCCTCCATTCGTTTCtcaaagaagaagccaAAAAGGATATTTTTGCAGGAAAAGTATTGGATCCATTTCTCAAGCAGTTCAAAGTAAGCAGAACTGTAGCTGAGAAGATATTTTCTACACTCAATGTAACTGAAATTGCCAACCATGGAATTTCAGAGACTGATCAAGACGAAACAGAGGAACATGATGAATCGTCTACGTCATATTCTAATAGTAATCAATCTATCGAAAAATATAAAGGCATAAGAAAACAGAACTCGGAGCTTGGTATGTTTTTTTCAGTCAGAAAAGATTATGAtccaatattgaaagaagcTCATAATAAGTTAGATGAACTTATGATTCAGGAAAGCAATTTGATAAAGTCTATACGGACacaaattcaagaaattgattcGAAACTAACTATCATTAAGAAGTCTCAACATGGAAGATACATTAATGTTTTGTATATTTCAGGTAAGCAAAAGCTGATAGACGAAGCTTATAAATTGTTATCAGTAGATATTCGTGAAAGGAGAAAAGGCTCCTTATTATACAAACCAGAATCATGGGGAAAGTTGCAAGCGTTAATAGATGAgcaaattgatattatcaaagaGTCTGAGAAGGAAATAATTGATGCATTGCGTCAAGAGGTTCTAAATAGAGTTTCAGAAATAAGAAATGTTAGCAAATTAGTTGACTATCTTGATGTTACATCTTCGTTTGCAATTTTAGCGGAAGAAAATAACTTAGTATGTCCGAAGTTTGTAAAAACTCCTCAGTTAAACATCGTTGGTGGTAGGCATATTGTGGTGGAATCAGGTTTGAAAAGTGTCAGTGATATGTTTATTCCGAATGATACTAAGGTTGGCTCTGATGGCAATTTATGGGTGATCTCAGGTCCAAATATGGGAGGAAAAAGTACGTATTTGCGACAAAATGCTCTTATTGTTATTTTAGCGCAAATCGGTTCCTTTGTTCCTGCTACAAAAGCAAGCATAGGTATAGTGGATAAGATATTCACAAGGATTGGAGCGTCTGACGATC encodes:
- a CDS encoding DEHA2F20724p (weakly similar to uniprot|Q91WE2 Mus musculus Nip30 NEFA- interacting nuclear protein NIP30) — its product is MPDFVSENSLNASELETQLAKAKEANEKHTLEEEPERKSLYEQLKESKEQKHLEYQKQLESQNSSYKLDEKSAKFYDELKKNEREKEQQSLKAEAEKLNLYRNLKKTQQKPIPKSLSTTSTLSAGEIPTKSSIILKKRKLEIYSKVTHETEKSDDSIKPAKESANSPVLVSNDKSSNKSTPEVIRPDATTIERTNTKSNTLQGLGDYSSSDEE
- a CDS encoding DEHA2F20746p (weakly similar to uniprot|P53921 Saccharomyces cerevisiae YNL122c hypothetical protein singleton) codes for the protein MKKDQNSTYYNPKGSILSILNRLASKLYLKMYGSLFQSATRIIFGKKPTINTLIQTRNKMKTHKAAAKRFIKTGNGFKRKQAGRNHGNGGFSANSIRQLDSFVPVTDKGGHLKKLKNSL
- a CDS encoding DEHA2F20768p (similar to CA0693|IPF12606.5eoc Candida albicans IPF12606.5eoc), whose translation is MPDIPTKRRLSNGSVIDNTNKRQMQSSFVPEVEQESDGYLSEDSSDQPIFDMAVAANSNQWQETITKVVKSVVSIQFTHVSNFDTESSIVSEATGFVVDAKRGLILTNRHVVGPGPFCGYVVFDNHEEAVVKPIYRDPVHDFGFLQFDAKSIKYMDVTQLELKPDLAKVGTEIRVVGNDAGEKLSILAGFISRLDRNAPDYGALTYNDFNTEYIQAAASASGGSSGSPVVNEDGHAVAIQAGGSSEASTDFFLPVYRPLRALRCIQESQPITRGDIQVEWSLKPFDECRRLGLTSEAERIARERFPDKIGLLVAELVLPEGPADELIKEGDTLISINDEPISTFIKVDEILDESVGKELKVVIQRGGEEITQTIKIGDLHSITPDRYVDVAGASFNQMSYQVARCYCIPVKGVYINDASGSFEFSTFEKTGWLLETVDDKQTPDLDTFIEVMKQIPDRQKVTITYRHVSDLHTESIQVIYIERHWQSTFRLAVRNDKSGLWDFTDIQDKPLPPLKLEPQNAKYINIPFENEEKQGCASLVKSFVQVRTVAPVPMDSYPYRKEIGYGVVVDATNGYVLVSRRFVPHDMCDIFVIFAESVDIPGKVVFLHPNQNYAIIKYDPKLVLADVQAPKFSDKPLKRGEKSFFVGYNYNLRLVTEDVKVSGISSLNVPAASLSPRYRGTNLECVLLDSKLCQECDSGVLADEDGTLRSFWLSYLGESNCDQTTDRMYRMGLDVTDVLDVINKLKDNEIPVDLRILDAEFSSITILQGRTRGVPQKWINEFEKVCHDELKFLSVERVAAAKLNQTPNPLKIGDILLSVNGSIVKTMRDLKIMYNKPSLDFKIIRSKKEMDITVPTVETTSLNTSHVVFWCGAILQAPHHGVRQLMEKIPSEVYVTRKNSGGPAHQYGIVTNSFITHVNDKETKNLESFMDAITDIADNTYIKLRLVSFDNVPVAISVKTNYHYFPTAELKKNKETGEWKEIEHKEK
- a CDS encoding DEHA2F20790p (similar to CA0694|IPF12603 Candida albicans IPF12603) — translated: MSTSQLKLSLKDVIPTHPEPYPPQLISFADYLYSLSLQKNPVLPNRAEIARCHFCAYLAAEKYQRSLKLPEPSVRKIPVQPKLIDKFLDDFRVTLLNQERSASASPTTSPTKRRTQRTSNFTTPTSSPSKITKLSPMKHTTPKISSPLKKLQALRDQELKQAGPDSTPASSDINDEESIFNQKEASEASESVPNTPSTPTTKYVKRQITIADFISFANNFFIPASITPKMVESFVSHKHKFTKKNEWLLACGMINAAYVRINHQLLQKTIGAKSQFQNQLFQYQKGGLMRWNMLLWCNIIEDAIKDEPWISEIEQNYIFGKSPLHEDIEKREIDAKLGPGWELFERFGSMSHPNVQFDSDPQNLYHHTWTNNIISQLDS
- a CDS encoding DEHA2F20812p (similar to CA0695|IPF12601 Candida albicans IPF12601) yields the protein MLFRQVARPLNVNSARLFSLSSGARQKMPELYDHVQRPKELVSGAPEEMATKRVVRIYREAKPATQSSNHNGSHWKLNWDVLGKGNRWENDLIGYQSSADYMQGTNMHFDTKEAAIRFAQGQGWDHYVQEPKKKHFRKKDYSTNFLHSSGPLKHIRTK